A single Candidatus Woesearchaeota archaeon DNA region contains:
- a CDS encoding MGMT family protein translates to MKSFSERVYDELKRVPKGKVTTYKELALRLNTRAYRAVGTTLGRNPYAPQVPCHRVINSNGKIGGFMHGTDEKIRLLESEGIEIKNNKVINFKKVLFEF, encoded by the coding sequence ATGAAATCTTTTTCTGAGAGAGTTTATGATGAACTAAAGAGAGTACCAAAAGGGAAAGTTACAACATACAAAGAATTAGCTCTAAGGTTAAATACAAGAGCATATAGAGCAGTTGGAACTACACTTGGTAGAAATCCTTATGCGCCTCAAGTTCCTTGTCATAGAGTTATTAATTCGAACGGAAAGATAGGGGGATTTATGCATGGAACTGATGAGAAAATAAGACTACTTGAATCTGAAGGAATTGAGATTAAGAATAACAAAGTAATTAATTTCAAAAAAGTATTATTTGAATTCTAG
- a CDS encoding alpha/beta hydrolase translates to MNEYKTIEVGKNKIDYIQKGEGKDIIFFHGFGIPPNLCSGLIDCFASKYKITAPKLTAINYLKVQPKSLNEYVEIARNFMKALDIDKRYLIGQSCGGSLVLELLKDVDNKNKAGIAINPILPTKILLPKIRFSLIALYLVHENSLGKLKYMKNFLKDPLKSRALVKEIGEYSWEKIHPINPSLMIHSNSDEFFKESINELEERKNSLGNLELDILEDYDHMWYLNSPQLLFEKADKFFSKY, encoded by the coding sequence ATGAATGAGTATAAAACTATTGAAGTTGGAAAAAACAAAATAGATTATATTCAAAAAGGTGAAGGTAAAGACATAATTTTTTTTCATGGATTTGGTATTCCTCCAAACTTGTGTTCAGGATTAATTGATTGCTTTGCAAGCAAATATAAAATTACTGCACCAAAGCTTACTGCAATAAATTATTTAAAAGTACAACCTAAATCTCTTAACGAATATGTCGAAATTGCAAGAAATTTTATGAAAGCATTAGACATAGATAAGAGATATTTAATAGGACAATCTTGTGGAGGTTCATTAGTTTTAGAATTATTAAAAGATGTAGATAATAAAAATAAAGCAGGAATTGCAATTAATCCAATTTTACCAACAAAGATATTACTTCCCAAAATTAGATTTTCGTTAATAGCATTATATCTTGTACACGAAAATTCTTTAGGCAAATTAAAATATATGAAAAATTTTCTTAAAGATCCTTTAAAATCAAGAGCATTGGTAAAAGAGATTGGAGAGTATTCTTGGGAAAAAATACATCCCATAAATCCATCTTTAATGATTCATTCAAATAGTGATGAATTTTTTAAAGAAAGTATAAATGAATTAGAAGAAAGAAAAAATTCATTGGGAAATCTTGAATTAGACATTTTAGAAGATTATGATCATATGTGGTATTTAAACTCTCCTCAACTATTATTTGAAAAAGCAGATAAGTTTTTCTCAAAGTACTAG
- a CDS encoding TVP38/TMEM64 family protein: MINKKNLKILTYILFFLVLIVLIFIFSKYYFTDLEKTKEYILNFGIFAPLVYILIMAIAIIISPIPSFPLAVISGVIFGTLNGVIYTLIGAEIGAITAFYLARKLGRKYILKKFKNKLEFIEKIPENLLALYIFIFRLFPFFQFDIVSYGAGLTKIKLIKFATVTFFGMIPMVIVFVYFGSSIKINPINTSVITIFIISMMFLLSYHFKYRLEN, translated from the coding sequence ATGATAAATAAAAAAAATCTAAAAATTTTAACATACATTTTATTTTTTTTAGTTTTAATAGTATTGATATTTATTTTTTCAAAATATTATTTTACGGATTTAGAGAAAACAAAAGAATATATTCTAAATTTTGGGATTTTTGCTCCATTAGTATACATATTAATTATGGCAATAGCAATAATAATATCTCCAATACCATCATTTCCTCTTGCAGTAATTTCAGGAGTAATATTTGGAACTTTAAACGGAGTAATTTACACATTAATTGGAGCAGAAATTGGAGCAATAACTGCATTTTATCTCGCTAGAAAATTAGGGCGAAAATATATTTTAAAAAAATTCAAAAATAAACTCGAATTTATAGAAAAAATTCCCGAAAATTTATTAGCATTATATATTTTCATATTTAGACTATTTCCATTTTTTCAATTTGATATTGTGAGTTATGGTGCAGGCCTTACAAAAATTAAACTAATAAAATTTGCCACTGTAACATTTTTTGGAATGATTCCTATGGTAATAGTTTTTGTATACTTTGGGAGTTCAATTAAAATCAATCCAATAAACACATCAGTAATTACAATATTCATAATTTCAATGATGTTTTTATTATCATACCATTTTAAATATAGATTAGAGAATTAA
- a CDS encoding PH domain-containing protein yields MEFKFKPSVNRVLFPSMIIFIFFIIIFIIGIGIINLVPQVDYYTKLAGNSLIVFLILVLITSFVNSIGKVRNTTYFINKKFITRNKKFISEIQEDIPIGQITNVDYRISFFLDKLFGTGSIAVYTSGSNSADINISGIKDVVKIYEGINNLLKLNKSIELNAEGEVRGTHQKIEESKLVERIKPSAGIATAFSVFSTFISFIMFGVYVLIDSRIALYSSYPILSIFMVLVVSIIWLFIAPFFTYKAYKKKYYDFYTDKLEYYDGFFNLHKATIPLERITNISLHKGLIEMIVGVSRIDIETAGSSGAEIKISYVKNGEAIIANLKEVLKKHGRN; encoded by the coding sequence ATGGAATTCAAATTTAAACCTAGTGTTAATAGAGTTTTATTTCCAAGTATGATAATATTTATCTTTTTTATTATAATATTTATTATAGGAATAGGAATAATAAACTTAGTTCCACAAGTTGATTACTATACTAAATTAGCTGGCAATTCGCTTATAGTATTTTTAATATTAGTACTAATAACTTCATTTGTAAACTCAATTGGGAAAGTTAGAAATACAACCTATTTCATTAATAAAAAATTCATAACAAGAAATAAAAAATTCATAAGTGAAATTCAAGAAGATATACCAATAGGACAAATTACAAATGTTGATTATAGAATAAGTTTTTTTTTAGACAAACTATTTGGGACAGGTTCAATTGCAGTATATACAAGTGGTTCTAATTCTGCTGACATTAACATTTCAGGAATTAAAGATGTTGTAAAAATATATGAAGGTATAAATAATTTACTTAAACTAAATAAAAGTATTGAACTTAACGCAGAAGGAGAAGTTCGAGGCACTCATCAAAAAATTGAAGAAAGTAAATTAGTTGAGAGAATTAAACCGAGTGCAGGAATTGCTACAGCATTTAGTGTTTTTTCTACATTTATTTCCTTTATTATGTTTGGTGTATATGTATTAATAGATTCAAGGATAGCCTTATACTCGAGTTATCCTATCTTAAGTATATTTATGGTTTTGGTAGTCTCAATTATTTGGTTATTCATCGCTCCTTTTTTTACATACAAAGCATACAAAAAAAAATACTATGATTTTTATACGGACAAATTAGAATACTATGATGGTTTTTTTAATTTACACAAAGCAACAATTCCTCTTGAGAGAATAACAAATATTTCCTTACACAAAGGTTTAATAGAAATGATAGTTGGAGTATCAAGAATCGATATTGAGACTGCAGGAAGCTCAGGTGCAGAAATTAAAATAAGTTATGTCAAAAATGGTGAGGCCATAATTGCAAATTTAAAGGAGGTATTAAAGAAACATGGAAGAAATTAG
- a CDS encoding glucokinase: MDEFVLIGDVGGTNSNLALVQRLKKDYEIIFQKLQPNAAFDSFENLLKDFLKICNIRYKVEPEKAILSVAGEIDKYRVKLSNSKFIIDTKELEKKTTLTKIELLNDFEAIAYSVEKLEKKHVKILNKGTVQKGKTAAVIGAGTGFGKAVLIYDKLNKNYLVQASEGGHCDFVAYDKEELELVEFIREKESKEVVVLEDIISGRGIEYIYSFLQKKYTGIENKSSAAKISENKKKDPIARETMRQFFKYYSRACKNQILETLCESGLYIGGGIIANNMDFSKKEFIKELTNNHLFESLLKNTPVYIIKDYNCSLLGLMNYLNKHEEIIKL; the protein is encoded by the coding sequence ATGGATGAGTTTGTTCTTATAGGCGATGTGGGTGGGACAAATTCAAATTTAGCATTAGTTCAAAGATTAAAAAAGGATTATGAGATAATATTTCAAAAACTTCAACCTAATGCTGCATTTGATTCTTTTGAAAACCTACTAAAAGATTTTTTAAAAATTTGTAATATAAGATATAAAGTTGAACCTGAAAAAGCAATTTTAAGTGTCGCAGGTGAAATTGATAAATATAGAGTGAAATTATCAAATTCTAAATTTATTATTGATACAAAAGAACTTGAGAAAAAAACAACTCTAACAAAGATAGAGTTATTAAATGATTTTGAAGCAATTGCATACTCTGTAGAAAAATTAGAGAAAAAACATGTTAAAATTTTAAACAAAGGAACAGTTCAAAAAGGTAAAACTGCAGCTGTAATTGGAGCAGGAACTGGTTTCGGGAAAGCTGTTCTAATATATGATAAACTAAACAAGAATTATTTAGTTCAAGCATCTGAAGGAGGACACTGTGATTTTGTAGCATATGATAAAGAAGAGTTGGAACTAGTTGAATTCATAAGAGAAAAAGAATCAAAAGAAGTTGTGGTACTTGAAGATATAATTTCTGGAAGAGGTATAGAATATATATATTCATTTTTACAAAAAAAATATACTGGAATTGAAAATAAATCTTCTGCTGCAAAAATTTCTGAGAATAAAAAAAAGGATCCAATTGCAAGAGAAACAATGAGACAATTTTTCAAATATTATTCTAGAGCATGTAAAAATCAAATACTTGAAACTCTATGTGAATCTGGTCTTTATATTGGGGGAGGAATAATTGCAAATAATATGGATTTCTCTAAAAAAGAATTCATAAAAGAGTTAACAAACAATCATTTATTTGAAAGTTTATTAAAAAATACACCTGTTTATATAATCAAAGATTATAATTGTTCTTTATTAGGATTAATGAATTATCTAAATAAACATGAAGAAATTATAAAATTATGA
- the metG gene encoding methionine--tRNA ligase — protein MSKDKKNNKNNFYITTPIYYTSGKPHLGHAYTSIACDVLARWNRNIGKNVFFSTGTDEHGQKVEQNARAAGVEPKEFVDNLIPAFKEQLEKLNISNDYFVRTTDEHHKKFVQDMLQKSFDNGDIYKAKYEGLYCIDCEQYYKEEDLMDDNICPIHKKKVSKMSEENYFFRLSKYEDKLLKLYEDNPDFLSPHSKAKETINRVKEGLQDISISRNKESLQWGIELPFDNTQVAYVWFDALFNYVSLLDKNDKNEFWPASVHVVGKDIMWFHKVYWPAFLMSTGYEMPKKVFAHGWWTVDSEKMGKALDNVIDPIKVAQKYGVDEFRYYMLALGAFGDDLDFSYETFAEKINNELNNDLGNLISRVHAMTNKYFGGNVPNQENLSQHEIDLVEQLNIFKPFNEAMQNLEFNKAINILWKAIRETNVYVNKVAPWKEEDMKRLSAIMNTLNFAMKTFADYIDCFMPSKAQRIRKQYNFEKGSFDKFEAIPAGHTLGEKDNLFEKIKLEKKEEPKEEVREGFRKLNLKAAQIVKVELHPDSEKLFVLQVDLGSEKRQIVSGLQGIYKKEELENKKVIVIANLKAAKLGGYESQGMILACEDPEIGHDDCGLLTTTLKVGAQISCGKDVADNDAQIKSKIFQKTEMFGKSGKVLYNDTELKGVGIDRDFKGKIC, from the coding sequence ATGAGTAAGGATAAAAAAAATAACAAGAATAATTTCTATATTACAACACCTATTTATTATACAAGTGGCAAACCACATTTAGGACATGCTTACACTTCAATTGCTTGTGATGTTTTAGCTAGATGGAATAGAAACATTGGGAAAAATGTTTTTTTTTCTACAGGGACTGATGAACATGGACAAAAAGTTGAACAAAATGCAAGAGCTGCAGGAGTTGAGCCTAAGGAATTTGTAGATAATTTAATTCCTGCGTTTAAAGAACAACTTGAAAAATTAAATATTTCTAATGATTATTTTGTTAGAACAACTGATGAACACCATAAGAAATTTGTTCAGGATATGCTTCAAAAATCATTTGATAATGGAGATATTTACAAGGCAAAATATGAAGGTTTGTATTGTATTGATTGTGAGCAATATTACAAGGAAGAAGATTTAATGGATGATAATATTTGTCCGATTCATAAAAAGAAAGTATCTAAGATGAGTGAGGAGAATTACTTTTTTAGACTTTCTAAATATGAAGATAAGTTGTTAAAATTATATGAAGATAATCCTGATTTTTTATCCCCACATTCTAAAGCTAAAGAAACCATTAATAGAGTAAAAGAAGGATTGCAAGATATTAGTATTTCAAGAAATAAGGAGAGTTTGCAATGGGGAATTGAACTTCCATTTGATAATACACAGGTAGCATATGTTTGGTTTGATGCTTTGTTTAATTATGTTTCTTTGTTAGATAAGAATGATAAGAATGAGTTTTGGCCTGCAAGTGTTCATGTTGTTGGAAAAGATATTATGTGGTTTCATAAGGTTTATTGGCCAGCTTTTTTGATGAGTACCGGTTATGAGATGCCAAAGAAAGTTTTTGCGCATGGTTGGTGGACTGTTGATTCAGAGAAAATGGGTAAGGCATTAGATAATGTTATTGATCCAATTAAAGTTGCTCAAAAGTATGGTGTGGATGAATTTAGATATTATATGTTAGCTCTTGGCGCATTTGGAGATGACTTAGATTTTTCTTATGAAACATTTGCTGAGAAAATTAATAATGAATTGAATAATGATTTAGGAAATTTGATTTCAAGGGTTCATGCAATGACTAACAAGTATTTTGGTGGCAATGTTCCTAATCAAGAAAACTTAAGCCAACATGAGATTGATTTAGTTGAACAACTTAATATTTTTAAACCTTTTAATGAAGCAATGCAAAATTTAGAATTTAATAAAGCAATTAATATTTTATGGAAAGCAATTAGAGAAACAAATGTATATGTTAACAAAGTTGCTCCATGGAAAGAGGAAGATATGAAGAGACTATCTGCAATCATGAATACTTTAAATTTTGCAATGAAAACATTTGCTGACTATATTGATTGTTTCATGCCTTCAAAAGCTCAAAGAATCAGAAAGCAATATAATTTTGAGAAAGGAAGTTTTGATAAGTTTGAAGCAATTCCTGCTGGACATACTTTAGGTGAGAAAGATAATTTATTTGAAAAGATTAAACTTGAGAAGAAAGAAGAACCTAAAGAAGAGGTAAGAGAAGGTTTTAGAAAATTAAATTTAAAAGCTGCTCAGATTGTTAAAGTTGAATTACATCCAGATTCTGAAAAATTATTTGTTTTACAAGTTGATTTAGGTAGTGAGAAGAGACAAATTGTCTCTGGGCTTCAAGGCATTTACAAAAAAGAAGAATTAGAAAATAAAAAAGTAATTGTTATTGCAAATCTTAAAGCTGCAAAACTTGGAGGTTATGAATCTCAAGGTATGATTCTTGCATGTGAAGATCCAGAAATCGGACATGATGATTGTGGATTGCTTACAACTACACTAAAAGTAGGAGCGCAAATTTCTTGTGGAAAAGATGTAGCAGATAATGATGCTCAAATTAAATCAAAAATATTTCAAAAAACTGAGATGTTTGGAAAAAGCGGTAAAGTGCTTTACAATGATACTGAATTGAAAGGTGTTGGAATTGATAGAGACTTTAAAGGCAAAATTTGTTAA
- a CDS encoding PH domain-containing protein — MEEIRFKPSIKPEMYLSGFSVIYLVLIIILAILIHPTILFGIAILIPIGLGVIAGIFSKIFLTYTITNENEIMIKYSFLSEQSKFFRVDQITSITQSRSPIQKLTGLGSVQFGIFGKNNFNLQPGENANAYRINSIFSSIENYDEIFQRLARVIHLETDTKDIYKEKPSTSPKIFSIGLNLIFMVLFSIVSFFIYEFVLRILPTNSYNLPEDTQIVNMIALGIIGFYMLISLLILLGQFIGYLRLRQKTNYIYEDKVESSYSYFFSSAKTYVPIKKITNTQINRNLISYSLFKVGSVKIFTGGDNDPKLELLRNYERFSEIVSNLYSGKSVKEAIEYRKEEGYKTSPSSSFFITNLFWTSIFFIPIIAGLFLIPYGFIGSIFFGIIYLLIIILRLILWKNTSYEFFDNKIVDKSGILNITKKEIYFKNIKHIELRRNLLFDRILSQGTVFLYTPGTGMVDNKINSVKEYEQVYKELKEIIGEMN; from the coding sequence ATGGAAGAAATTAGATTTAAACCAAGCATTAAACCAGAAATGTATCTTTCAGGATTTTCAGTAATTTACTTAGTATTAATAATAATACTTGCTATTTTAATTCATCCTACAATTTTATTTGGAATTGCAATATTAATTCCAATAGGTCTTGGAGTAATAGCAGGAATATTTTCAAAAATATTTTTAACATATACAATAACTAATGAAAATGAGATAATGATTAAATACTCTTTTTTATCCGAGCAATCTAAATTTTTTAGAGTTGATCAAATAACTAGTATAACTCAGTCAAGATCTCCTATTCAAAAATTAACAGGATTAGGTAGTGTTCAATTTGGAATATTTGGTAAAAATAATTTTAATTTACAACCAGGAGAAAATGCTAATGCTTACAGAATAAATTCAATTTTCTCTTCAATAGAAAACTATGATGAGATATTTCAAAGATTAGCAAGAGTAATACATCTAGAAACAGACACTAAAGATATTTACAAAGAAAAACCTTCAACATCTCCTAAAATATTTTCAATAGGATTAAATTTAATTTTCATGGTTTTATTTTCAATAGTTTCATTTTTCATATATGAATTTGTACTGAGAATCTTGCCTACAAATAGTTATAATCTTCCTGAAGACACACAAATAGTTAATATGATTGCTTTAGGAATTATAGGTTTTTATATGTTAATCTCTCTTCTAATTTTATTAGGGCAATTCATAGGTTATTTAAGATTAAGACAAAAAACGAATTATATTTATGAAGACAAAGTTGAATCAAGTTATAGTTACTTTTTTTCTTCAGCTAAAACTTATGTACCAATTAAAAAAATAACTAATACTCAAATTAATAGAAATTTGATTTCGTACTCTTTATTCAAAGTTGGTTCTGTAAAAATCTTTACTGGAGGAGACAACGACCCTAAACTTGAACTATTAAGAAATTATGAAAGATTCTCTGAAATAGTCTCTAATTTATATTCAGGAAAATCAGTAAAAGAAGCAATTGAATACAGAAAAGAGGAAGGCTATAAGACTAGTCCTTCAAGTTCATTCTTTATCACAAATTTATTTTGGACAAGTATTTTTTTTATACCAATAATTGCAGGTTTATTTCTCATACCTTATGGATTTATAGGCTCAATTTTCTTTGGAATAATTTATTTATTAATAATAATATTAAGATTAATTTTATGGAAAAATACTTCTTATGAATTTTTTGATAATAAGATTGTTGATAAAAGTGGAATTTTAAATATTACTAAAAAAGAGATTTACTTTAAAAATATAAAACATATTGAGTTGAGAAGAAACTTGTTATTTGATAGAATTCTATCACAAGGTACTGTTTTTTTATACACACCAGGAACTGGGATGGTAGATAATAAAATAAATTCAGTAAAAGAATACGAGCAAGTATATAAAGAACTAAAAGAAATAATTGGTGAGATGAATTAA